One window of Phytoactinopolyspora mesophila genomic DNA carries:
- the dnaB gene encoding replicative DNA helicase — translation MSVTELPSRDDAPVGGPGLTPPQDVAAEQSVLGAMLLSKDAIADVVEVLRGVDFYRPAHEVVYEAILDLYGRGEPADAVMVAAVLQKSGDLGRIGGAPYLHTLVSSVPSAANAGYYANIVRERAILRRLVEAGTRITQMGYGGDGDADDIVDRAQAEVYAVTDRRASEDYAPLSDIMEGALDEIEAIGSRGGEMVGVPTGFADVDSLTNGLHPGQMIILAARPAVGKSTLGLDIARAASIKHQLTSVIFSLEMSRNEITMRLLSAEAKVPLHHMRAGQMTDDDWNRIARSTGEVSSAPLFIDDSPNMTMMEIRAKCRRLKQRNNLRLVIVDYLQLMTSGKKVESRQQEVSEFSRSLKLLAKELEVPVVAICQLNRGPEQRTDKKPMLSDLRESGSLEQDADMVMLLHREDAYEKESPRAGEADFIVAKHRNGPTATITVAFQGHYSRFVDMAQ, via the coding sequence GTGAGCGTCACTGAACTGCCTAGTCGTGACGACGCTCCGGTGGGTGGCCCGGGTCTGACGCCGCCCCAGGACGTCGCCGCGGAGCAGTCGGTGCTCGGTGCCATGCTGTTGTCCAAGGACGCCATCGCCGACGTCGTCGAAGTCCTGCGTGGTGTCGACTTCTACCGACCGGCGCACGAGGTTGTCTATGAGGCGATCCTCGATCTGTACGGCCGCGGCGAGCCGGCGGACGCCGTCATGGTCGCGGCCGTGTTGCAGAAGAGTGGTGATCTGGGCCGAATCGGCGGTGCTCCGTACCTGCATACGCTGGTTTCGTCCGTGCCTTCGGCTGCCAATGCCGGGTACTACGCCAACATTGTCCGCGAGCGTGCCATTCTGCGCCGGCTGGTGGAGGCCGGCACCCGGATTACTCAGATGGGCTACGGGGGCGACGGCGACGCTGACGACATCGTTGACCGTGCACAGGCTGAGGTCTACGCCGTCACCGATCGCCGTGCGTCGGAAGACTACGCGCCGTTGTCCGACATCATGGAGGGCGCGCTCGATGAGATCGAGGCGATCGGTTCTCGCGGCGGTGAGATGGTGGGCGTCCCCACCGGATTCGCCGACGTGGATTCGCTGACCAACGGGCTGCACCCAGGCCAGATGATTATTCTGGCCGCGCGCCCGGCCGTGGGCAAATCTACGCTGGGACTGGATATCGCGAGGGCGGCGTCGATCAAGCATCAGCTGACGTCGGTGATCTTCTCGCTGGAGATGAGCCGGAACGAGATCACCATGCGGCTGTTGTCCGCCGAGGCGAAGGTTCCGTTGCATCACATGCGGGCCGGCCAGATGACTGATGACGACTGGAACCGGATCGCTCGATCCACCGGTGAGGTCTCCAGCGCGCCGCTGTTCATCGACGACTCTCCGAACATGACCATGATGGAGATTCGGGCCAAGTGCCGGCGGCTGAAACAGCGCAACAACCTCCGGCTCGTCATTGTCGACTACCTGCAGCTGATGACCAGCGGCAAGAAGGTCGAAAGCCGGCAGCAGGAGGTCTCCGAGTTCTCGCGGTCGCTGAAGCTGCTGGCGAAAGAGCTGGAAGTGCCCGTCGTCGCCATCTGTCAGCTCAACCGTGGCCCGGAGCAGCGGACAGACAAGAAACCCATGTTGTCCGATCTGCGGGAGTCCGGCTCCCTCGAACAAGATGCCGATATGGTGATGCTCCTTCATCGCGAAGACGCCTACGAGAAAGAATCGCCGCGGGCAGGTGAAGCGGACTTCATCGTGGCCAAGCACCGCAACGGCCCAACAGCTACCATCACCGTCGCCTTCCAGGGGCATTACAGCCGGTTCGTCGACATGGCCCAGTGA
- a CDS encoding alpha/beta fold hydrolase, whose product MESRQYRDAERALWNHAGVTPIEHRVHLARNDVNVRVLEAGEGPPVLFIHGGPGAAGSVWAYLAAQLPQFRCLMIDRPGTGLSDPHPLNDLPAIRRECETLVADVLDGFDIDRAHVVGSSHGSYVAILSAAACPDRVIHTVHLGCPGFVDGMHITGFDRLVLLPGVPRLFTRMPAGERSMRSTFRQLGHATADKTGKIHQPFIEWCVALQRHTDTMRNELTSMGRMGTFRRGFDPSLTIDEATLEHVQSPTYVLWGDHDPYGDESVARRLVAMLPKATLEMMPAAGHLCWLDDVGHAADTIHHHLLN is encoded by the coding sequence ATGGAAAGCCGACAATACCGCGACGCCGAACGCGCACTGTGGAACCACGCGGGCGTCACCCCGATCGAGCACCGAGTCCACTTGGCTCGAAATGACGTCAACGTCCGTGTCCTCGAGGCCGGAGAGGGCCCGCCGGTGCTGTTCATCCACGGCGGCCCGGGCGCGGCCGGGTCCGTATGGGCCTACTTGGCCGCACAGCTGCCTCAGTTTCGCTGCCTGATGATCGATCGGCCCGGCACCGGGCTGAGCGACCCACACCCGCTCAACGATCTGCCCGCGATACGCCGCGAATGCGAGACCCTCGTCGCGGACGTCCTCGACGGGTTCGATATCGATCGCGCACATGTCGTTGGCTCCTCGCACGGCAGCTACGTGGCGATCCTCTCGGCGGCGGCATGCCCCGATCGCGTCATCCACACCGTCCACCTCGGCTGTCCTGGCTTCGTCGACGGAATGCACATCACCGGATTCGACCGGCTCGTGCTGTTACCCGGCGTGCCGCGGCTGTTCACCCGTATGCCAGCCGGTGAGCGGAGCATGCGGTCCACCTTCCGCCAGCTCGGGCACGCGACGGCGGACAAGACCGGCAAGATCCACCAGCCCTTCATCGAATGGTGTGTCGCGCTGCAGCGGCACACTGACACCATGCGAAACGAACTCACGTCGATGGGTCGTATGGGAACATTCCGACGCGGTTTCGACCCGTCGCTCACCATCGACGAGGCTACGCTCGAGCACGTACAGTCCCCCACCTACGTCCTCTGGGGTGACCACGATCCTTACGGCGACGAATCCGTTGCCCGGCGCCTTGTCGCCATGCTGCCCAAAGCCACACTCGAGATGATGCCCGCCGCCGGCCACCTCTGCTGGCTCGACGATGTCGGCCACGCGGCCGACACAATCCACCACCATCTGTTGAACTGA
- a CDS encoding TetR/AcrR family transcriptional regulator: MERIDGPQNRRSRRTRAAVLEAAWQLLEESGAEQTTMGAVAKRAGVSRQALYLHFSSRAELLLALHEYVDEKLDLASSLQPVLDAPDAEAALDAFCAHLAHYHPKIMAVDLAVLRAQGDDPDVAVLVDQGVEIWHEACRSIVQRLADERRLADPWTIATATDLLWSFMFPETLQRLTNSRGWSLDRYRELLTVLLRRTLVAARGPDVEPNGPS, translated from the coding sequence ATGGAGCGAATTGACGGGCCGCAGAATCGGCGGAGTCGCCGCACGCGCGCGGCGGTACTCGAGGCGGCATGGCAGCTGCTGGAGGAGAGCGGCGCCGAGCAGACCACCATGGGCGCGGTCGCGAAACGTGCCGGGGTTAGTCGACAGGCCCTATACCTACACTTCTCCTCGCGCGCGGAGCTGTTGCTCGCTTTGCACGAGTACGTCGATGAGAAGCTTGACCTGGCTTCGTCTCTCCAACCAGTCCTCGACGCGCCTGATGCCGAAGCGGCGCTCGACGCCTTCTGCGCCCATCTGGCGCACTACCACCCGAAGATCATGGCCGTCGACCTCGCTGTCCTACGCGCGCAAGGCGACGATCCTGATGTTGCCGTGCTCGTCGACCAGGGCGTGGAGATCTGGCACGAGGCCTGTCGGAGCATCGTCCAGCGACTGGCCGATGAGCGTCGGCTGGCGGATCCGTGGACAATAGCCACCGCTACCGACCTGCTCTGGAGCTTTATGTTTCCCGAGACACTTCAGCGCCTGACCAACAGCCGCGGCTGGTCCCTCGACCGCTACCGGGAGCTGCTCACCGTGCTTTTGCGACGAACCCTCGTCGCCGCGCGTGGCCCAGACGTGGAGCCGAACGGCCCATCGTGA
- a CDS encoding DUF6302 family protein, giving the protein MNTPRLLPPTSAIDYAYFRDRLADPTVLDHSVAVRLHRVSLLAVAVGGPRRGGYLSVDLLLTAVAVGDLLTGRRGFPDVRVRWSPYTDTCHVVEWGEPAPEESDAARGRFYGYREAAITAFLAPSGASGGAR; this is encoded by the coding sequence GTGAACACTCCTCGGCTCCTGCCGCCCACCAGCGCCATCGACTACGCGTACTTCCGCGACCGGCTCGCCGACCCCACCGTCCTCGACCACAGCGTGGCGGTACGCCTGCACCGGGTCTCGCTGCTGGCGGTCGCCGTCGGCGGGCCACGACGCGGGGGCTATCTCTCGGTCGATCTCCTCCTTACCGCCGTCGCCGTCGGCGACCTCCTGACCGGTCGGCGCGGATTCCCCGACGTACGGGTCCGCTGGTCCCCCTACACCGACACCTGCCACGTCGTCGAGTGGGGCGAGCCAGCGCCAGAGGAGAGCGACGCAGCCCGTGGCCGGTTCTACGGCTACCGCGAAGCAGCCATCACCGCGTTTCTCGCGCCCTCGGGGGCGAGTGGGGGTGCGCGATGA
- a CDS encoding MATE family efflux transporter: MKRRPTAFHRHPADGEILRLALPALGALVAEPLFLIADSAIVGQLGTPELAGLGIAAAVLSTLVNVSIFLAYGTTAAVARMLGANDLPGALRAGIDGCWLAILIGAGTLAVGWPLTPWIVERFGPAPEVAEHAETYLQISLLGIPPMLLVLAATGVLRGLQDTRTPLYVAGSGAAGNVVLNVILVHGFQLGIAGSAIGTVIAQTAMAAVFIRVVARAARRHGASLKPHWPGVRRSFGAGVPLIVRTVAMRVALITTTVVATGLGTAELAAHQVAFTTWTLLALILDAVAIAAQALVGRALGAGNIDEARSVTRRMVQWGVLTGFALTVVVLAVASVYAPLFTQDQEVRSLLVAALIVAALLQPLAGWVFVLDGVLIGAGDGRYLAWASVLSVVVFLPAAFAVMFLSPSGTAGIVALWGAIGLWTVARLITLDLRERRGAWAVTGSVR, encoded by the coding sequence ATGAAACGACGACCCACGGCATTCCACCGGCATCCGGCCGACGGCGAAATCCTTCGCCTCGCGCTTCCCGCGCTCGGCGCACTCGTCGCCGAACCGCTCTTCCTGATCGCCGACTCCGCCATCGTCGGCCAGCTAGGGACGCCCGAACTGGCCGGCCTCGGCATCGCGGCCGCCGTGTTGTCCACACTGGTCAACGTCTCGATCTTCCTCGCCTACGGCACTACAGCAGCCGTCGCCCGGATGCTAGGGGCGAACGACTTACCGGGAGCACTGCGCGCCGGCATCGACGGGTGCTGGCTGGCCATTCTGATCGGCGCCGGGACACTGGCGGTCGGCTGGCCGCTCACTCCATGGATCGTCGAGCGATTCGGCCCGGCTCCCGAGGTCGCCGAGCATGCGGAGACGTACCTGCAAATCAGCCTGCTGGGCATCCCGCCGATGCTGCTCGTGCTCGCGGCCACCGGGGTTCTGCGAGGGCTGCAAGACACCCGGACGCCCCTCTACGTGGCCGGCTCGGGCGCTGCCGGGAACGTCGTGCTGAATGTCATCCTGGTTCATGGTTTTCAGCTCGGCATCGCCGGCTCGGCCATCGGAACGGTCATCGCGCAGACGGCGATGGCAGCGGTGTTCATCCGCGTGGTCGCCCGGGCCGCGCGCAGACACGGCGCGTCGCTGAAACCACATTGGCCCGGGGTACGCCGTTCGTTCGGAGCAGGCGTGCCGTTGATTGTCCGCACCGTCGCGATGCGGGTGGCTTTGATCACCACCACTGTCGTCGCCACCGGCCTGGGCACTGCCGAACTGGCCGCTCACCAGGTGGCTTTCACCACGTGGACCTTGCTCGCACTGATCCTCGACGCGGTGGCCATCGCCGCCCAGGCCTTGGTCGGACGCGCCCTCGGTGCCGGGAACATCGATGAAGCCCGTTCAGTCACCCGCAGGATGGTGCAGTGGGGCGTGTTGACCGGCTTCGCGCTCACCGTGGTGGTGTTGGCGGTGGCCTCGGTCTATGCTCCTTTGTTCACCCAGGACCAAGAGGTTCGTTCGCTGCTCGTGGCTGCGCTGATCGTCGCCGCGCTGCTGCAGCCGCTGGCGGGCTGGGTCTTCGTCCTGGACGGCGTCCTGATCGGCGCGGGAGACGGTCGCTACCTCGCCTGGGCCTCGGTGCTGTCGGTCGTCGTCTTCCTACCGGCAGCGTTCGCCGTCATGTTTCTCAGCCCCTCGGGGACGGCCGGCATCGTCGCACTATGGGGCGCGATCGGGCTGTGGACCGTGGCCCGCCTGATCACGCTGGACCTACGCGAGCGCCGCGGGGCGTGGGCGGTGACCGGCTCCGTGCGCTGA
- a CDS encoding DUF6415 family natural product biosynthesis protein, with amino-acid sequence MSTATSDQHCSDRRISVARWEPPADAELLGELLSKLRSWQPLDGEAVLDDIAAALDDMTPDEAEIAELVQRLCGHLARLTAIAVAAKADQRDAPTAALVQRGRVLRSVDVAGDRAVATHHLRRIGWVTNELMEALVAAKCLKEAA; translated from the coding sequence ATGAGCACGGCCACATCCGACCAGCATTGCTCAGACCGACGAATCTCGGTCGCCCGCTGGGAACCGCCGGCGGACGCTGAACTTCTCGGCGAGCTGCTGAGCAAGCTCCGGAGCTGGCAGCCCCTGGATGGCGAGGCCGTCCTGGACGACATCGCCGCTGCCCTCGACGACATGACTCCGGATGAGGCGGAGATTGCCGAGTTGGTGCAGCGGCTCTGCGGCCATCTCGCGCGGCTGACGGCTATCGCCGTTGCCGCAAAGGCGGACCAGCGTGACGCCCCAACGGCCGCCCTGGTCCAGCGGGGCCGCGTTCTTCGGTCCGTGGACGTCGCGGGGGATCGTGCCGTTGCGACGCACCATCTGCGGCGCATCGGCTGGGTGACAAACGAGCTGATGGAGGCCCTCGTGGCGGCGAAATGTCTCAAGGAGGCGGCGTGA